The Onthophagus taurus isolate NC chromosome 6, IU_Otau_3.0, whole genome shotgun sequence region CCATTGGATGGTTTTGTGCTGTACGCAATAAAGATAACGGaagctacaatttaaattttattaattaaataagatttaaatcaattattttaaaagttattaccatttctatttaattgaaaaaatccTAACCtcgaaaatttattagaaattctGTAACAGTAAGTACCAACTTATTTTTagttctaaataataaaataaatataaaaacggttttaattaaatttaatattaataagttatttgttgttaaatatcaattttaatgtttattttactctaaaaacaaatttttaaaagtaaatgtaACAAATAAATGATTCCATTGCATTTCAAGAAAATCCCTAGATTTAAGTAAATAACGCAAATCTTACAATTAATGAGTCTTTTGAATTCTAAAAGATTGAGattaataagataaattttatttaaattgtttaaataattttgaaattgtggTTAATTTAATCAAAGCCATCTCAGGAATATCAAAACAAACGAAAATCATCtgttaatcataaaaaaaatctataacctcacttttatcAATCCCGCACTATTTAAATTTCCAGTTTCATCAAAACTAGTCCGAAAATGATTCTCCTCGGTGATGAATTTCCTAATTTTGAAGCTGAAACCACGGAAGGATCTAtcaaatttcatgaatttttaaatgaatcgtaagccaacccaacctaacctcaaaaatatttcaggaattaatttaattgtacgtTTTAATTTCAGTTGGGGTATCCTTTTTTCACATCCAGCCGATTTCACTCCTGTTTGTACAACAGAATTGGCAAGGCTTATAAAATTACACCCTGAATTTGCAAAACGTAACGTTAAAATCATTGCTTTATCGTGCGATTCAgttgaaaatcacaaaaaatggTTTGAAGACATTAAAAAGTACGCTCAGTGTAAAGCAGAGGATGTATTTCCGTATCCTATTATTGCTGATGAACAACGAAAATTAGCAGTCCAACTTTCGATGCTTGATCCGAACGAAAAAGACTCTGCTGGATTGCCATTAACAGCACGAGctgtttttattgttgatcaaaataaaaaattgagattaTCAATTTTGTATCCAGCAACAACAGGAAGAAATTTTGAGTTAGTATAAttagttaaaatatttaaggttatgatgtattctttttttgtagtGAAATCTTAAGGGTTGTTGATTCTTTACAAATTACTGATAAGTTTCAAATTGCTACTCCAGCGGATTGGAAGCAAGGTGATAATGTTATGGTACAACCGAGTGTTCCAATGGAAGAAGCACAGGTTTTATTTCCAATGATGAGCGAAATGGCGTTACCTTCAGGGTTGAAATATCTTAGGCAAACTCCTCAACCGAAAATCAATTAGGTCATTAGCGgactaaaaatataaaataaaacttttcatatttataaaaatcttttattgatagaatcaaaaaaatgttataccAAATAAAATTCAGTTCCACttctcaataatttattatggcACATTTTACAACATCTCTAACAAGAAaagattcaattaaaattaaaatcaaggttattttaatgtcaaattaacatttttaggttaattttatcataattaaaatcataattcaTCATCAAAATGATGAATATTATGTAAATGATCTCCATAATCAGTAGCTTCACTTCCAACAAAAATATCATGGtgttctaaaatttcatcaaaacttAACATTTCATCATGGTCATCATCACTTGTGGCAAATAAATGATCAACTTCTTCTTGGGCAATTTCATCATTGCTAGGAATTAACCAAGAAACAATTTCTTCCCCTGTTAATTTCCCATCATGATTTTTATCAAGttcattatcaaatttttgtttttcaacatGTAACCATTCTTTATCATGTTCCCTACCTCTTTCACCAATATATTCTTGAAAAGTAATTGTTTTATCACCATCTAAATCTTTTTCTCTTAAAGTTTGATCCAAAATAAATGGAATCATGGCAGGATGTTCTTCAGGATGAGTAAAAGCAACCCATTCTTCCCCTTCCAAAATTCCATCACCGTTAACATCCGCTATTTTCCACATATCATTATCATCTTTCATTAATTGTTCATTATCGGATGCTATTTCATTGCTATCTTCCATTCCATAAGTGTCTTGAATGTATTCTTCCCAAGTTActttaaaatcattattttcatCAGCGTCCTCTAAACGCTCTTGAGCTTCTTCTTctgttaacattttaaaagacCTTAAAATCCATGCTTGAAGTTCTtttcttccaatttttttatcaccatTCAAATCCATTTTAGTGAGAAGTATTGCGAGTCGCTTCTTAGATTCTTCCGGAGATAAATGATCGAACTCCTCCGCTTCCTTAACTGAACCCAAAATAGCTTCATGGTCAAATTCACTGTGATGTTCGCCACTATCAGATAAATGTCCTCTATCTTTTGGACTATAAGCACCGTCTTGTTCACGTTCACGATTTAAATGCTGCGAATGGCTGTGCATTACCGCTCCATGAGTAACGATTAGATAAAAACATGATAAGAAGACGGAGAGGAAGCAAAAATTCCACATCCTTTAACGTTTTGTTTACAAGAAATGTCacattttttgacgttttagaTCGTTGATATGTGTATAAATAGATCGAGATTTGTTGATTTGAATTGTTATCTTTCTTTAACACTAAAGAAATTGTATTTGTTGTCTTTGTTCTTATTTCGTTGTGAAATAGTACGCGTATAGTTTTGAAAGGTCAATTGATTGTTTGTTGTCAAATGAAGTTGCTTTAGTGATGGATTAGATTAGATTCTTATGAGGTTAtctctttttaatattaataaaatcatattttttaccTTTTTCTAATGTTTGAAtcacattattattaatggtgattgtatttaaaataatttttttgaaacgtCACCTTGACAGTTTTTGATACAATTGCTAatctaggttatgttattatttataaacaagttaTTTTTCCAGATTAAACCGTTTTTATATTGTGTAATGTTGGGTCATTACTGAAAGAAGTTGAGAAATGGTTGAAAAATCTAAAATGAATGCCGAAAGCCAA contains the following coding sequences:
- the LOC111415654 gene encoding peroxiredoxin-6 — translated: MILLGDEFPNFEAETTEGSIKFHEFLNESWGILFSHPADFTPVCTTELARLIKLHPEFAKRNVKIIALSCDSVENHKKWFEDIKKYAQCKAEDVFPYPIIADEQRKLAVQLSMLDPNEKDSAGLPLTARAVFIVDQNKKLRLSILYPATTGRNFDEILRVVDSLQITDKFQIATPADWKQGDNVMVQPSVPMEEAQVLFPMMSEMALPSGLKYLRQTPQPKIN
- the LOC111415653 gene encoding reticulocalbin-2 encodes the protein MWNFCFLSVFLSCFYLIVTHGAVMHSHSQHLNREREQDGAYSPKDRGHLSDSGEHHSEFDHEAILGSVKEAEEFDHLSPEESKKRLAILLTKMDLNGDKKIGRKELQAWILRSFKMLTEEEAQERLEDADENNDFKVTWEEYIQDTYGMEDSNEIASDNEQLMKDDNDMWKIADVNGDGILEGEEWVAFTHPEEHPAMIPFILDQTLREKDLDGDKTITFQEYIGERGREHDKEWLHVEKQKFDNELDKNHDGKLTGEEIVSWLIPSNDEIAQEEVDHLFATSDDDHDEMLSFDEILEHHDIFVGSEATDYGDHLHNIHHFDDEL